GTGCCGTGCGGCGCACACGTCATCGGGTCTGCCCGCTCAAGCGGTTGAGCAACGCCAGCACCAATCCCAGCACAATAAAACCACCGGGAGGCAGAAGCAGCAGGATCACCTGCGGGTAACTGTCGCCGAACACACTGAAACCGAGAACGGTGCCGACGCCGACGAATTCACGGATGGCGCCGAGGATGAACAGGGCCAGGGTAAAACCCAGCCCCATACCCGCCCCGTCGGCGATGGACGACGCCAGGGGATTTTTCGAGGCAAACCCTTCCGCGCGGCCCATAATCAGACAATTGACCACAATCAACGGGATAAAAATGCCCAGCGCCTGATACAGATGAAACGCCCAGGCTTCCATGACCAGCTGAACGACGGTGACAAAGGTGGCGATGACGATGATGAAGGCCGGAATCCGCACCTGATCCGGGATGCGGCGATGCATCAGCGAGATGACGCTGTTGGAACAGATCAGCACAAAGGTCGTGGCCAATCCCATGCCGAGGCCGTTTTCCGCGCTGGTGGTGACGGCCAGCACCGGGCACATTCCGAGAACCAGTTTAAAAGTGGGATTTTTGGCCCAGATCCCTTTGGTGAATTCAGCTGCCAAGCTCATGGGTGATCTCCCTGGGAGTCATGATTTGTTCGCGGTGGCGGTGGAGAAATTCAAGTCCTCGTTGCACCGCCGAGACCACGGCGCGCGGCGAAATGGTGGCGCCGGTCAGCTGGTCGATATCGCCGCCGTCTTTTTGTACCCGCCAATCGGTGTTGTCGAGACCGCGGTGTTGAAACTGGTCGGTGAACGAGGCTTCCGTGATTCGAGCACCCAGCCCCGGCGTTTCGGCCTGAGAGAGAATTTCGATGGCAATGATCTGTTCCTGAGCGTCGACGCCGACAGTTATCTTAATGTCGCCGCTGTACCCATCCCGGCTGGTGACGTTAAACGCGACTCCCACCATCTTTCCGGCGCGGCGGGCTCGGTAAAAGGTGAGGGAGTGCAGTTGTCCCGAGCTCGCGTCCGTTTCACTCAGCGTGATCACATCCTGATCCGGATGGTTGTCGAACGGCGGCAATACCGCCGCGATGGCGTTAAGTTGCCGCAGCCGTTGTTGTTCGGCAATGGGCGCGCGGGTGGCATTCTCCGCCAGCGCCAGCACAAGCGCGGCCGTAGTGGCGATCAGGGTCAGGGTGACGACTAGGCGGCTCAGCTCTTTCATGAGGACACCTCCCTGACCGGAGCGGTTTTGCGCGGTCGGCCGAAAATATGCGGCTTGGTATAGCGATCAATGAGCGGGGTGGCGGCGTTCATCAACAAAATGGCAAAGGACACCCCTTCGGGGTAACCGCCGAACAGACGGATCAACACGGTAATCACCCCGCAGCCGACGCCGAACAGCAGCCGACCGCTGCGGGTGAGGGGCGTGGTCACCGGATCGGTGGCCATGAAAAAAGCGCCGAGCAACAGGCCGCCGGTGAGCAGATGAAACAGCGGGCTGGGATAACGGCCGGCATCGCTCCACCACAGGATGCCGCCGAACACCGCAACACTGCCGAGATAACTGACCGGAATCTCCCACGTGATCACCTTGCTGATCAGCAGGTAGGACCCGCCGAGCAACAGCGCCAAAGCGGAGACTTCTCCCAGGGAGCCGGGCATGCGGCCGACAAAGTAGTTGGCAAAGCCTTCATAAGCGGACGGCGGCAACTGGCCGGTGAGGCGCAGGGCGTCTTTCATAGCACCGAGCGGCGTGGCCGCGCTCATGGCGTCGATGGCCGTGACCGCGGGCTCGGCAGCCGTTGCGGCTGTCCAGTGGGTCATGTGCAGCGGAAAGGAAATGAGCAGCACCACCCGAGCCACCAGAGCCGGGTTGAACGGATTATGGCCGAGGCCGCCGTACACCTGCTTGCCGATACCGATGGCGATCACCGCGCCGAACAGCACCAGCCACCACGGCGCGGACGGCGGTAGATTCAGGGCCAGCAGCACGCCGGTCAGCGCGGCACTGTTGTCGCGCAGCGTCAGCGGCGTGCCCGCCAGGCGGCAGCACAACGCCTCACATCCCAGACAGCCGACCACGGCCAGCAACACAACGCTCAGCGCCGCCAGGCCGAACAGATACACGGAAACGGCCACGGCGGGC
This region of uncultured Desulfuromonas sp. genomic DNA includes:
- a CDS encoding electron transport complex subunit E, which codes for MSLAAEFTKGIWAKNPTFKLVLGMCPVLAVTTSAENGLGMGLATTFVLICSNSVISLMHRRIPDQVRIPAFIIVIATFVTVVQLVMEAWAFHLYQALGIFIPLIVVNCLIMGRAEGFASKNPLASSIADGAGMGLGFTLALFILGAIREFVGVGTVLGFSVFGDSYPQVILLLLPPGGFIVLGLVLALLNRLSGQTR
- a CDS encoding RnfABCDGE type electron transport complex subunit G — its product is MKELSRLVVTLTLIATTAALVLALAENATRAPIAEQQRLRQLNAIAAVLPPFDNHPDQDVITLSETDASSGQLHSLTFYRARRAGKMVGVAFNVTSRDGYSGDIKITVGVDAQEQIIAIEILSQAETPGLGARITEASFTDQFQHRGLDNTDWRVQKDGGDIDQLTGATISPRAVVSAVQRGLEFLHRHREQIMTPREITHELGS
- a CDS encoding RnfABCDGE type electron transport complex subunit D, with translation MTPSPTPSSLSSAAPSPTPLLYMSSSPHLHGSDRTEKIMRRVIYALLPAVAVSVYLFGLAALSVVLLAVVGCLGCEALCCRLAGTPLTLRDNSAALTGVLLALNLPPSAPWWLVLFGAVIAIGIGKQVYGGLGHNPFNPALVARVVLLISFPLHMTHWTAATAAEPAVTAIDAMSAATPLGAMKDALRLTGQLPPSAYEGFANYFVGRMPGSLGEVSALALLLGGSYLLISKVITWEIPVSYLGSVAVFGGILWWSDAGRYPSPLFHLLTGGLLLGAFFMATDPVTTPLTRSGRLLFGVGCGVITVLIRLFGGYPEGVSFAILLMNAATPLIDRYTKPHIFGRPRKTAPVREVSS